GTAATCTGTTCTGCACCAGCAAAAGGCGATGTTACAACAATTGTAATGGGTGTTAACCACGAGGATTACAATCCAGAAACAGACAATGTTGTATCAAACGCTTCATGTACGACAAACTGTCTTGCACCAGTTGTAAAAGTATTGAATGATAAATTTGGCGTTAAACGCGGTTTAATGACAACCGTTCACGCTTATACAAACGATCAACATTTACTAGACTTACCACATTCAGATTACAGACGTGCACGTGCAGCGGCTGAATCAATGATTCCAACGAGCACAGGTGCTGCTTCAGCAGTAACAAAAGTAATTCCTGAGCTAGAAGGAAAGCTTGATGGAATGGCAGTTCGTGTTCCGACTCCAAACGTATCCATGGTGGACTTCGTCGCAGAACTAAACGAAAAAGTTACAGCTGAAGATGTGAACAAAGCATTTAAAGACGCATCTGAAAATGAACTAAAAGATATCCTTGTTTATTCAGATAAACCGCTTGTATCCATCGATTACAACGGCAATCCATCTTCCTCAACAGTAGATGGACTATCCACAATGGTTCTTGTCGACAATATGGTCAAAGTAATTGCATGGTATGATAATGAAACTGCGTATTCTGTACGTTGTATCGATTTAGCGCTTCATATGTACAAAAAAGGATTGTAAAATATAGCCATAACGAACAACACCCCTTATAATATAGTTGGGTTAAAGGAACGGGGAGCCCCGTTCCTTATTTTTTTAAATAAACTTGGAGGTGGCAAGTTTTAATGAAGTTGAAGAAAACGATGAAAGATGTGCAACTTGAAGGAAAACGCGTTTTTTGTCGCGTAGATTTTAATGTGCCAATGGAGGAAGGGAACATAACGGATGATACAAGAATCCGTGCTGCGATTCCAACGATTCAATACTTAATTGGCAAAGGCGCAAAAGTAATCTTAGCGAGCCATCTCGGACGGCCAAAAGGCGAAGTCCATGAAGACATGCGTCTAACTGCAGCTGGCGAAAGACTTGCAGAACTGTTAGATAAGCCGGTGACGAAACTGGATACATCTATCGGCGAAGAAGTCGTTCATGCGGTTGCGAACATGCAAAACAGCGATGTCGTGTTGTTAGAAAACGTTCGTTTCCATGCGGGTGAAGAAAAGAATGATGCTGCATTAGCGAAACAGTTTGCAGACCTTGCAGACATCTTTGTAAACGATGCATTTGGAGCGGCACACCGAGCACACGCTTCAACAGCAGGCATTGCCGAGTATATTCCAGCAGTTTCAGGATTGCTCTTAGAAAAAGAATTAGACGTGCTTGGGAAAGCATTATCAACACCGGAACGTCCATTTACTGCCATTATTGGCGGTGCGAAAGTCGCGGATAAAATTGGTGTGATTGATCATTTATTAGACAAAGTCGATCACTTAATTATTGGTGGAGGACTTGCCTACACGTTTTTAAAAGCACAAGGCTATGAAATTGGTAAATCTCTCCTTGAAGAAGATAAAATGGACCTTGCTATGTCCTTTATTAAAAAAGCAGAAGAAAATGATGTGAAGTTCCATTTACCGACGGATGTTGTCGTTGCGGATGATTTCTCGGTAGATGCAAATACGAAAGTTGTACCAGTTGATTCAATTCCAAGCGATTGGGAAGCGTTAGACATTGGACCAGAAACAGCAAAGAACTATGCGGAAGTTATTAAAGGATCAAAACTAGTGATTTGGAATGGACCGATGGGCGTATTTGAACTAGAACCATTTGCCAATGGCACGAAACAAGTGGCGCAAGCGATGGCTGAAACTACTGGCTATACGGTGATTGGTGGCGGTGACTCAGCAGCTGCTGTTGAGAAATTTAATCTAGGTGAAAAAATGGACCATATTTCTACAGGCGGCGGCGCTTCACTTGAGTTCATGGAAGGTAAAGCGTTACCAGGTGTTACTGCATTAGACGATAATGAATGAGGAGTGAGATTTTTGCGTAAAAGAATCATTGCGGGAAATTGGAAAATGCATAAAACAGCTGAAGAGGCAAAACAGTTTACGGAAGAAGTATTAACAAAACTTCCGGAATCTGAAAAGGTGGAAGCGATTGTTTGTCCTCCAGCATTGTATTTAGAAAACCTTGTAGAAATGGCAAAAGACTCGAATCTAAGCATTGCTGCTCAAACGATGCACGAAGCAAAAGAAGGGGCATTTACTGGTGAAGTTAGCCCGGCCATGCTGGTGAGTATCGGTGTAAAGCACGTTGTTCTTGGGCATTCAGAACGTCGTGAGTATTACAATGAAACCAACGAGTCTGTTAACGCTAAAACAAAAGCGGCATTTGAAAATGGACTGACACCAATTGTTTGTGTAGGTGAAACATTGGAAGAGCGTGAAAGCGATGCAACGGTTAAGATTGTTTCTGACCAAGTGACGAAAGCGTTTTCAGATGTAAGTGCGGAAAATGCTAAACAGGCAGTCATTGCTTATGAGCCAATTTGGGCAATTGGAACGGGTAAAACAGCAACTGCTGAAGATGCGAATGAAGTGTGCGGTGCGATTCGTAATACAGTTGAAAACTTATACGGCGCTGACGTTGCAAATGCTGTTCGAATTCAATACGGTGGAAGTGTGAACCCGAAGAATATTGAAGAACTACTGTCCATGGAACATATCGATGGCGCATTGGTCGGCGGTGCGAGTTTAGAACCTGCATCTTTCTTACAGTTAGTTGAGGCTGGTGCAAATGCGTAAAGGACCTGTTGCACTCATTATTTTAGACGGTTTTGGCTTACGTGATGAAATTTCCGGAAATGCTGTGCAACAAGCGCATAAACCAAACTTTGATCGGCTGAAGGAAACGTATTCTAATACAACACTCACAGCTTGCGGTGAAGCGGTTGGGTTGCCTGATGGCCAGATGGGGAACTCTGAAGTAGGACATTTAAATATCGGTGCGGGTCGTATCGTCTATCAAAACTTAACGCGTATTAATAAGGCAATCCGAGAAGGAGATTTTTTTGATAATGAAAAGCTTCTTCAAGCAGTCGAGCATGCGAAAAAGAATGATTCGGCACTCCATTTAATGGGACTGTTATCGGATGGCGGGGTACATAGTCATTATGAACATCTCTTTGCGTTGCTTCAGCTTGCCAGTCGGAAAGGGCTCGAAAAAGTTTACATCCATGCATTTTTAGATGGACGAGATGTTAGCCCGCAATCTGCATTGAATTATATTGAACACACTGAAGAAGTGATCAAAGAAGTTGGGATTGGAAAAATTGCTTCTGTAACAGGTCGTTATTATGCGATGGATCGCGATAAGCGGTGGGATCGCGTTGAAAAAACTTACAGAGCGCTTGTGGATGGTGCAACTGAAACAGCTAACTCGCCATCTGAAGGTGTGTTGGCATCTTATGAAAAAGACATTCACGATGAGTTTGTAGAACCAATTATCATTGAAGAATCCGGTGAACCTGTTGCGACAATTAAAGACGGGGATGCGGTTGTATTTTACAATTTCCGTCCTGACCGTGCCATCCAACTTTCTCGTGCATTCACAGATGAGAATTTTAAGGAATTCGTCACAACAAAATTTGAAAACCTCAAATTTGTAACGTTCACACATTATAGTGAAAATGTCGTTTCTGACGTTGTGTTTGGCGCTGAGGATTTAAAGGAAACGTTAGGAGAAGTCATTTCAGCAAATGGCCTTACGCAGTTGCGAATTGCTGAAACTGAAAAGTATCCTCACGTGACATTTTTCATGAGCGGCGGCCGGGAAAATGAATTCGAAGGGGAAGAGCGCATTTTAATCGACTCCCCAAAAGTGGCAACGTATGATTTGAAGCCGGAGATGAGTGCTTATGAAGTCACGGATGCCTTAATTCACAAAATTGAAGGCGACACAATGGATGCGATTATCCTAAACTTCGCGAATCCTGATATGGTCGGACATAGTGGGATGTTAGCACCGACAATTAGAGCGGTTGAGACAGTGGATGAATGTTTAGGAAAAATCATTGATGCCTTGGAGAAAAAAGGTGGAACCGCGATTATTACCGCAGACCACGGGAATGCTGATGAAGTGATTAACACAGACGGTGCACCGATGACAGCCCATACAACAAATCCTGTACCTGTGATTATTACAGAAAAAGACTTATCATTACGTACAGACGGTATATTGGCGGACCTTGCACCGACAATGTTGAAATTGTTAGGATTAAAACAACCGGAAACAATGACCGGAAAACCATTATTCTAAAGGAGAGATTTTCATGCCAATTATTACAACTGTTCAAGCTAGAGAAATTCTTGATTCACGAGGAAATCCAACAGTAGAAGTTGAAGTGTTAACAATGAGCGGCGCTTTCGGACGCGCAATGGTTCCGTCAGGCGCATCTACAGGTGAATACGAGGCAGTTGAACTTCGCGATGGCGATAAAGACCGTTACCTGGGCAAAGGCGTATTGCAGGCAGTTGAGAATGTCAATGAAGACATTGCGGACGAGCTAGAAGAAGCTTACTCAGTCCTTGACCAAGCAACAATTGACAAAGCGTTAATCGACTTAGACGGCACGTCAAACAAAGGTAACCTGGGCGCAAACGCGATTCTAGGTGTATCTATGGCTGTTGCACATGCGGCTGCAGATTTCTTAGACATGCCTTTATACCAATACCTGGGCGGTGTAAACGCAAAACAACTGCCAGTACCAATGATGAACATTTTAAACGGCGGAGAGCATGCGGATAACAACGTCGATATCCAAGAGTTTATGGTTATGCCAGTAGGCGTCGACTCATTCCGTGAAGCACTTCGCGTTGGCGCAGAAATCTTCCATAGCTTAAGAGACGTTCTACAAGGCAAAGGCTTAAACACAGCTGTCGGTGATGAGGGCGGATTCGCACCAAACTTAGCATCAAGTGAAGAAGCACTTGATACAATTATCGAAGCAATTGAAAATGCTGGTTACAAAGCAGGTGAAGAAGTCGTTCTTGCAATGGACGTAGCTGCTTCTGAACTTTACAATAAAGAAAAAGGCATCTATGTTTTACCGGGTGAAGGCGTTGAACGAACGTCTGCTGAAATGGTTGATTGGTATGAAGCGCTTTGCGATAAATATCCAATCGTTTCGATTGAAGATGGCTTCGACGAAGACGACTGGGATGGTTTCAAACTATTAACGGATCGTATCGGTGACCGTGTACAACTCGTTGGAGACGATTTATTCGTGACGAACACTGAGAAATTAGCACGCGGAATTGCAGAAGGAAACAGTAACTCTATTCTAATCAAAGTGAACCAGATTGGTACGTTAACTGAAACATTTGACGCGATTGAAATGGCGAAAAGAGCTGGCTACACAGCAGTTATTTCCCACCGTTCAGGCGAAACAGAAGATACAACAATCGCTGACATCGCTGTTGCAACAAACGCTGGTCAAATCAAAACAGGTGCACCATCACGTTCTGACCGTGTTGCAAAATATAACCAATTACTTCGCATCGAAGAACAATTGGACGAAACAGCAGAGTACTTCGGTTTAAAAACTTTTTATAACTTAAGGAAGTAATTTGGTGAAAACCCGCCTTGTGCGGGTTTTTTTGTCTAGAGTTAGAAAGCGATGCTCCGCGAAGTATGCAACGTTATTGTGAAAGTGCGCAACGCTTCGTGTAGAGTACACAACGTTATCAGCAAAGTTTGCAACGTTTTGCGAAGTATGCAACGTTGTTGTGAAAGTATGCAACGTTATTGTGAAAGTGCGTAACGCTTTGTGTAGAGTACACAACGTTATTAGCAAAGTATGCAACGTTTTCATATTCTATAAGTTTGCTAAAATGATAGGAGTCCTCCGAGTCGCCAGCTCACCAAAATAACGGCGGGGCTCAACGCTATCGTCGAACGAGACAATGGGAGGAAATCACCAGTTATATAACGTGCAAACTAAATTTATAGTTGTAACATTTTCATCTATTTGGTAAAATGGATTAAGTTGTGGAGTTTCTATCAGGAGGTGGAACAGGATGCACGTATTACTGATGACTTTACTAGTAATTGTAGCATTAGCATTAATTGTAGTTGTTTTATTACAATCTGGATCAAGTGCAGGTCTTTCGGGAGCCATTTCTGGTGGAGCTGAGCAGCTTTTCGGAAAACAAAAAGCTCGGGGATTAGACTTAGTTCTCCAACGAGTGACGATTGTTCTTGCGGTATTATTTTTTGTCCTCGCTATTTTAGTTGTTAAATTTTAATGAGTTCAACAGGAATTTATAACCTTAATAAATACTAATCGCCTGACATTCCGATTACGAATGTTCGGGCTTTTTTATTGCCGTGAAGCCTTATACTACAATAGATTACGCAATGAATGCTACACTACTATATAGATGAGAGATTACTGATGCTGTATAGATGAATTGTGAAGTAAGATGCTAAAAAGAAATAAGCGGAGGTTTATTAAAAAATGAGAATTGCACAACCGAAACCTTTCTTTTTTGAGCAAGGGAAACGTGCTGTATTACTATTGCATGGATTTACAGGGACGTCAGCGGATGTACGTATGCTGGGGCGTTTCTTGGAGAAAAAAGGCTATACATCGCTTGCGCCGCATTACAAAGGGCATGGTGTACCGCCAGAGGAATTAATTAAAACAGGACCCGACGAATGGTGGGAAGATGTTCTAGCTGGCTATCAACAATTAAAAGACGCAGGTTATGATGAAATCGCCGTGGCGGGATTATCGCTTGGTGGCGTATTTTCATTGAAATTAGGTTATAATCTGCCATTAAAGGGAATTGTAACAATGTGTGCACCAATGTCGATGAGAACGACTGACCTTATGTATGAAGGAGTTCTTCAATACGCTGGCGAATATAAAAAGTACGAAGGAAAAAGTAAAGACATCATCGAGGAAGAAGTGGAAAAGTTACGAGGTCAAACGATGCCTTCATTGAAGGATTTACGTGAATTAATTTACGAAGTACGCAATCATGTCGATCATATTTACACACCAACTTTTGTGACGCAAGGTTCTTTAGATAAAGTCATTGAACCAGATTCCGCGAACGTCATTTATGAGAATGTACAAGCGGAAGACAAGACGTTGAAATGGTATGAAAAATCGGGGCACGTCATTACACTTGGACCTGAGAAAGAACAGCTGCATGAAGATATTTATCAATTCTTAGAATCACTGGATTGGCATGTGTGAATGAACGTACAAATGCCGATGCTATAACTAGTGTTAAAAAGAATATAAAAGGATAAACTAAGTTGAAAAGGTTGGTTGATTTACACAAAATGACATCGTGTAATCAATACGAATGGGAGGGATGTCTTTGGATACGTTCGCTAAAGAACTACAAGACAAAATATTAGAAATGATGAAAGAAGAATCATATAAGCCGATGACGGTACAAGAGATTCAAGACATGCTAGAAATTGAACAAGCAGCTGAATTTAAAGAGCTGGTGAAAATGCTCGTTCACTTAGAACAGGGTGGGTATTTAATTCGGTCGAGAACGAATCGTTATGGCGTTCCTGAGCGTATGAATCATGTGCGTGGAAAGTTTATTGGGCACGCAAAAGGATTTGGATTCGTGGCGCCTGAAGCGGAAGGAATGGATGACATTTTCATACCGCCGCATGAAGTGAATGGTGCGATGAATGGCGATATCGTACTTGTTCGTGTATCTGGAGGTAGTTCCGGTGAAAGACGCGAAGGAACGATTACGCGAATTGCGGAAAGAAAAACGACTCAAATCATCGGGACATACCAAGATAATCGCGGCTTCGGTTTTGTCATTCCGGACGATAAAAAGCTGCCTATGGATATTTTTATTGCAAAAGGGGATTCACTCGGCGCAGTAGAAGGACATAAAGTTATTGTAGAAATTACAGCTTGGCCGGGGGATACAAAGTCTGCAACGGGTATGGTAACGAAAATTTTAGGACATAAAAACGACCCAGGTATCGATATTTTATCGATTATTTATAAACATGGGATTGCCATTGAATTTCCAGACGAAGTCATTCAACA
This window of the Sporosarcina ureilytica genome carries:
- the gap gene encoding type I glyceraldehyde-3-phosphate dehydrogenase gives rise to the protein MTLKMAINGFGRIGRVVFREALKSEEIEIVAINDLTDSEMLAHLLKYDSVHGIFDAEVSADGEYLVVNGKKIRVYEERDPAALPWGEIGVDVVVESTGRFTDQESLAKHLEAGAKKVICSAPAKGDVTTIVMGVNHEDYNPETDNVVSNASCTTNCLAPVVKVLNDKFGVKRGLMTTVHAYTNDQHLLDLPHSDYRRARAAAESMIPTSTGAASAVTKVIPELEGKLDGMAVRVPTPNVSMVDFVAELNEKVTAEDVNKAFKDASENELKDILVYSDKPLVSIDYNGNPSSSTVDGLSTMVLVDNMVKVIAWYDNETAYSVRCIDLALHMYKKGL
- a CDS encoding phosphoglycerate kinase, with the translated sequence MKLKKTMKDVQLEGKRVFCRVDFNVPMEEGNITDDTRIRAAIPTIQYLIGKGAKVILASHLGRPKGEVHEDMRLTAAGERLAELLDKPVTKLDTSIGEEVVHAVANMQNSDVVLLENVRFHAGEEKNDAALAKQFADLADIFVNDAFGAAHRAHASTAGIAEYIPAVSGLLLEKELDVLGKALSTPERPFTAIIGGAKVADKIGVIDHLLDKVDHLIIGGGLAYTFLKAQGYEIGKSLLEEDKMDLAMSFIKKAEENDVKFHLPTDVVVADDFSVDANTKVVPVDSIPSDWEALDIGPETAKNYAEVIKGSKLVIWNGPMGVFELEPFANGTKQVAQAMAETTGYTVIGGGDSAAAVEKFNLGEKMDHISTGGGASLEFMEGKALPGVTALDDNE
- the tpiA gene encoding triose-phosphate isomerase, which gives rise to MRKRIIAGNWKMHKTAEEAKQFTEEVLTKLPESEKVEAIVCPPALYLENLVEMAKDSNLSIAAQTMHEAKEGAFTGEVSPAMLVSIGVKHVVLGHSERREYYNETNESVNAKTKAAFENGLTPIVCVGETLEERESDATVKIVSDQVTKAFSDVSAENAKQAVIAYEPIWAIGTGKTATAEDANEVCGAIRNTVENLYGADVANAVRIQYGGSVNPKNIEELLSMEHIDGALVGGASLEPASFLQLVEAGANA
- the gpmI gene encoding 2,3-bisphosphoglycerate-independent phosphoglycerate mutase; protein product: MRKGPVALIILDGFGLRDEISGNAVQQAHKPNFDRLKETYSNTTLTACGEAVGLPDGQMGNSEVGHLNIGAGRIVYQNLTRINKAIREGDFFDNEKLLQAVEHAKKNDSALHLMGLLSDGGVHSHYEHLFALLQLASRKGLEKVYIHAFLDGRDVSPQSALNYIEHTEEVIKEVGIGKIASVTGRYYAMDRDKRWDRVEKTYRALVDGATETANSPSEGVLASYEKDIHDEFVEPIIIEESGEPVATIKDGDAVVFYNFRPDRAIQLSRAFTDENFKEFVTTKFENLKFVTFTHYSENVVSDVVFGAEDLKETLGEVISANGLTQLRIAETEKYPHVTFFMSGGRENEFEGEERILIDSPKVATYDLKPEMSAYEVTDALIHKIEGDTMDAIILNFANPDMVGHSGMLAPTIRAVETVDECLGKIIDALEKKGGTAIITADHGNADEVINTDGAPMTAHTTNPVPVIITEKDLSLRTDGILADLAPTMLKLLGLKQPETMTGKPLF
- the eno gene encoding phosphopyruvate hydratase, with protein sequence MPIITTVQAREILDSRGNPTVEVEVLTMSGAFGRAMVPSGASTGEYEAVELRDGDKDRYLGKGVLQAVENVNEDIADELEEAYSVLDQATIDKALIDLDGTSNKGNLGANAILGVSMAVAHAAADFLDMPLYQYLGGVNAKQLPVPMMNILNGGEHADNNVDIQEFMVMPVGVDSFREALRVGAEIFHSLRDVLQGKGLNTAVGDEGGFAPNLASSEEALDTIIEAIENAGYKAGEEVVLAMDVAASELYNKEKGIYVLPGEGVERTSAEMVDWYEALCDKYPIVSIEDGFDEDDWDGFKLLTDRIGDRVQLVGDDLFVTNTEKLARGIAEGNSNSILIKVNQIGTLTETFDAIEMAKRAGYTAVISHRSGETEDTTIADIAVATNAGQIKTGAPSRSDRVAKYNQLLRIEEQLDETAEYFGLKTFYNLRK
- the secG gene encoding preprotein translocase subunit SecG; the protein is MHVLLMTLLVIVALALIVVVLLQSGSSAGLSGAISGGAEQLFGKQKARGLDLVLQRVTIVLAVLFFVLAILVVKF
- a CDS encoding alpha/beta hydrolase; amino-acid sequence: MRIAQPKPFFFEQGKRAVLLLHGFTGTSADVRMLGRFLEKKGYTSLAPHYKGHGVPPEELIKTGPDEWWEDVLAGYQQLKDAGYDEIAVAGLSLGGVFSLKLGYNLPLKGIVTMCAPMSMRTTDLMYEGVLQYAGEYKKYEGKSKDIIEEEVEKLRGQTMPSLKDLRELIYEVRNHVDHIYTPTFVTQGSLDKVIEPDSANVIYENVQAEDKTLKWYEKSGHVITLGPEKEQLHEDIYQFLESLDWHV